The Pantoea nemavictus genome includes a region encoding these proteins:
- a CDS encoding M4 family metallopeptidase — MPFSVIPPYMLRNIIDNCTGAQQDYARRTLTHVQHLMEKHSHQATSAAIAKPGTVQRAIYDAEGTQNLPGTLIREEGQPDNGDVAAQEAWDYLGITYDFFWQTYQRNSLDNKGLKLDGTVHYGKEYQNAFWNGQQMVFGDGDGQIFNRFTIALDVVAHELTHGVTETEAGLIYFQQAGALNESMSDVFGSLVKQFHLKQSADQADWIIGEGLLAGGINGRGLRSMSSPGTAYDDPVLGKDPQPADMDHYIETRDDNGGVHLNSGIPNRAFYLAAKALGGFAWEIAGQAWYDTLCDKTLPQDADFSTFARFTVQHAKQRFNTSVAESIQSAWQQVGVTWTSN, encoded by the coding sequence ATGCCTTTTAGCGTTATTCCTCCCTACATGCTGCGCAATATCATTGATAACTGCACCGGTGCGCAGCAAGACTATGCGCGCCGCACTCTCACCCACGTGCAACACTTGATGGAGAAACACAGCCATCAAGCCACCAGCGCCGCCATTGCCAAACCAGGCACCGTTCAGCGCGCTATTTACGACGCCGAAGGCACGCAAAATCTACCCGGCACGTTAATCCGCGAGGAAGGCCAGCCGGATAATGGCGATGTCGCCGCCCAGGAAGCCTGGGATTATCTCGGCATTACCTACGATTTCTTTTGGCAAACTTACCAACGCAATTCACTCGACAACAAAGGCCTCAAACTCGATGGCACCGTGCATTACGGCAAGGAGTACCAGAATGCCTTTTGGAACGGCCAGCAGATGGTATTTGGCGATGGTGATGGCCAGATATTTAATCGCTTCACCATCGCACTCGATGTGGTGGCGCACGAACTGACGCATGGCGTAACGGAAACCGAAGCCGGGCTGATTTACTTCCAGCAGGCAGGCGCGCTGAACGAATCAATGTCGGATGTTTTTGGCTCACTGGTGAAGCAGTTTCATCTTAAGCAGAGCGCCGATCAGGCTGACTGGATCATCGGCGAGGGTTTACTGGCGGGCGGGATTAATGGCCGCGGGTTGCGCTCGATGTCGTCACCCGGCACCGCCTACGACGATCCGGTGCTGGGAAAAGATCCGCAACCCGCCGATATGGATCACTACATTGAGACGCGGGACGATAACGGCGGCGTGCATCTTAATTCTGGCATCCCCAATCGCGCATTTTATCTCGCGGCTAAAGCGCTGGGCGGCTTTGCCTGGGAAATCGCGGGCCAGGCGTGGTACGACACGTTATGCGACAAAACGCTGCCGCAGGATGCCGATTTCAGCACCTTTGCCCGCTTCACCGTGCAGCACGCCAAACAACGATTTAACACTTCAGTGGCGGAGAGCATTCAATCCGCCTGGCAGCAGGTGGGCGTAACGTGGACATCCAACTGA
- the bamB gene encoding outer membrane protein assembly factor BamB: MELRKYLLPGLISVTLLSGCSLFSGEEDVVKMAPLPKVENQFTPQTAWSTSVGDGVGDFYSNLHPAWLDGTVYAADRFGVVKALDASNGKEKWKVDLSEKTGFFSKNISALLSGGVTASGDRIYIGSERGQVFALNTSDGGIAWQTKVAGEALSRPVVSDGLILVHTSNGMLQGLDQSTGAIKWSVNLDMPALSLRGESAPTVAFGGAIVGGDNGRVSAVIINQGQLIWQQRISQPSGATEIDRLSDVDTTPVVVNGVVYALAYNGNLTALDLRSGQVLWKREIGGVKDMVVDAGRIYLVDQDDRVIALNADGGVAIWRQSDLLHRNLTSPVLFNGYLVVGDSEGYLHWINTLDGRFVAQQKLDSDGFQTEPVVAGDKLLIQAKGGEVYAISR; encoded by the coding sequence ATGGAATTACGTAAATACCTGCTGCCAGGGCTGATTTCAGTCACTCTGCTCAGCGGTTGCTCGCTGTTCAGCGGCGAAGAAGATGTAGTGAAAATGGCCCCGCTGCCAAAAGTGGAAAACCAGTTTACGCCGCAGACCGCGTGGAGCACCTCTGTCGGGGACGGCGTGGGTGATTTCTATTCCAACCTGCATCCAGCCTGGCTGGACGGTACCGTGTATGCTGCGGATCGTTTTGGCGTGGTTAAAGCGCTAGATGCCAGCAATGGCAAAGAGAAATGGAAAGTCGATCTCTCTGAGAAAACCGGCTTCTTCTCGAAAAATATCTCCGCACTGCTGTCTGGTGGCGTAACGGCCAGCGGCGATCGCATTTACATCGGTAGCGAGCGTGGTCAGGTATTTGCGCTGAACACCAGCGATGGTGGCATTGCCTGGCAGACTAAAGTCGCCGGTGAAGCGCTGTCGCGTCCGGTTGTCAGCGATGGTTTGATTCTGGTGCACACCAGCAACGGTATGTTGCAGGGACTTGACCAGAGCACTGGCGCGATTAAGTGGAGCGTCAATCTTGATATGCCTGCGCTATCACTGCGCGGCGAATCAGCGCCAACTGTTGCCTTTGGTGGTGCCATCGTCGGCGGTGACAATGGTCGTGTTAGCGCGGTTATCATCAATCAAGGCCAACTGATCTGGCAGCAGCGTATTTCGCAGCCAAGCGGCGCGACTGAAATCGATCGTCTGAGCGATGTGGATACCACGCCAGTGGTCGTAAACGGTGTGGTCTATGCGCTGGCCTATAATGGCAATCTTACCGCACTGGATCTGCGTTCTGGCCAGGTGCTGTGGAAACGTGAGATTGGTGGCGTCAAAGACATGGTGGTGGATGCCGGTCGTATCTATCTGGTCGATCAGGATGACCGTGTGATTGCGCTGAATGCTGACGGTGGCGTGGCCATCTGGCGTCAAAGCGATCTGCTGCACCGCAATCTGACTTCACCCGTGCTGTTCAACGGTTATCTGGTGGTAGGCGATAGCGAAGGTTATCTGCACTGGATTAATACGCTTGATGGCCGCTTCGTGGCGCAGCAGAAACTGGATAGCGATGGCTTCCAGACTGAACCGGTTGTTGCCGGTGATAAGCTGCTGATCCAGGCGAAAGGCGGAGAAGTTTACGCCATCTCGCGTTAA
- a CDS encoding glucose/quinate/shikimate family membrane-bound PQQ-dependent dehydrogenase, producing MAENSARPGKGLSIWSVLLGLVLLAIGLFFAIGGGKLVALGGSWYFLIAGIAMLLSAIQFFRRKSSAVTLFILVFAGTLIWSLFDAGWHFWPLVSRLMVPAGLMLLAFITWPALRKREGKSSLAKVSYVLSAVIAVGMVATFVQMFQPHPTVAFDGKQLPLIPVDKSKPQQDWSSYGRTPGGDRFAAIDQITRDNVKDLQVAWTFHTGDTPISPTGNGAEDQQTPLQIGNTLYLCTPHNNVIAVAADSGKQIWKREINAQAEVWNRCRGLAYFDATKPLQQPTQPGSTPVTAAVLPAGDTCQRRILMNTIDARLIAINADNGELCDSFGTHGVVDLKTGLGKAPDPQYQLTSPPAMAGTTVVVGGRIADNVQTDMPGGVLRGFDVITGQMRWAFDPGNDDPNAVLMPGKDYTRSTPNSWAPMSYDPAMNTVFLPMGSPSVDLWGANRTKLDHTYGASILALDATTGKQKWVYQTVHNDLWDFDLPMQPSLVDFPMKDGTTKPAVVIGAKTGMIWVLDRLTGKPLTKVEELPMPQGHIPNEQYTKTQPHSVEMPNIGNQKLTEADMWGATPFDQLACRIAFKGMRYDGLFTVPDTDKSLSFPGSLGGMNWGGISFDPNNQYMFVNDMRLGLWVQMVPQDTSKTAASNGGEAINTGMGAVPLKGTPYAVNKNRFMSPLGIPCQAPPFGTLSAIDMKTRQIVWQVPVGTVQDTGPFGIKMRAKMPIGMPTLGGTLATQGGLVFIAGTQDYYLRAFDSSTGKEVWKARLPVGSQGGPISYVSPKTGKQYILISAGGARQSPDRGDYVIAYALPDSK from the coding sequence ATGGCAGAAAATTCCGCTCGTCCCGGCAAAGGGCTGAGCATCTGGTCTGTACTGTTAGGCCTGGTCCTGCTGGCAATCGGCTTGTTCTTCGCTATCGGCGGCGGCAAGTTGGTAGCGCTGGGCGGCAGCTGGTACTTCCTCATCGCCGGTATCGCTATGTTGCTGTCGGCCATTCAGTTCTTCCGCCGCAAATCATCTGCCGTCACCCTGTTCATTCTGGTGTTTGCCGGTACGCTGATTTGGTCACTGTTTGATGCTGGCTGGCATTTCTGGCCGCTGGTATCACGCCTGATGGTTCCGGCTGGCTTGATGCTGCTGGCATTCATTACCTGGCCAGCACTGCGTAAACGCGAAGGCAAAAGCTCTCTGGCGAAAGTCTCTTACGTGTTGTCGGCGGTTATCGCGGTAGGCATGGTGGCAACCTTCGTGCAGATGTTCCAGCCGCATCCTACCGTCGCGTTTGACGGTAAACAGCTGCCGCTGATTCCTGTCGATAAATCGAAACCACAGCAGGACTGGAGCAGCTATGGCCGTACGCCAGGCGGCGACCGTTTCGCCGCCATCGATCAAATCACGCGCGACAATGTAAAAGATCTGCAGGTTGCCTGGACGTTCCACACGGGTGATACGCCAATCAGCCCAACCGGTAACGGTGCGGAAGATCAGCAGACTCCGCTGCAAATCGGCAACACGCTCTATCTGTGCACGCCACACAACAACGTGATTGCGGTAGCCGCAGACAGCGGTAAGCAGATCTGGAAACGCGAAATTAACGCTCAGGCGGAAGTATGGAACCGCTGCCGTGGCTTAGCGTATTTCGATGCGACCAAACCGCTGCAGCAGCCTACGCAGCCGGGTTCAACGCCGGTTACTGCAGCTGTGCTGCCGGCGGGTGATACCTGTCAGCGCCGTATTCTGATGAACACCATTGACGCGCGCCTGATTGCGATTAACGCCGATAACGGTGAGCTGTGTGACAGCTTCGGTACGCACGGTGTGGTTGATCTGAAAACCGGTCTGGGCAAAGCGCCAGATCCGCAATATCAGCTGACTTCACCTCCAGCGATGGCCGGAACCACCGTTGTGGTTGGCGGTCGCATCGCGGATAACGTGCAGACTGACATGCCAGGCGGCGTGCTGCGTGGTTTTGACGTGATCACTGGCCAGATGCGTTGGGCGTTTGACCCAGGCAACGACGATCCTAATGCGGTGTTAATGCCGGGTAAAGACTACACGCGTAGTACGCCGAACTCGTGGGCACCTATGTCCTACGATCCAGCGATGAACACCGTGTTCCTGCCGATGGGGAGCCCGTCTGTCGATCTGTGGGGTGCGAACCGTACCAAACTGGATCACACCTACGGCGCATCAATTCTGGCGCTGGATGCCACCACCGGTAAGCAGAAGTGGGTGTATCAGACCGTTCATAACGATCTGTGGGACTTCGACCTGCCAATGCAGCCGAGCCTGGTAGACTTCCCGATGAAGGATGGCACCACTAAGCCAGCCGTGGTCATCGGGGCGAAAACCGGCATGATTTGGGTGCTGGACCGCCTGACGGGCAAGCCTTTGACCAAAGTTGAAGAGCTGCCGATGCCGCAGGGCCACATTCCGAACGAGCAGTACACCAAAACGCAGCCGCACTCGGTGGAGATGCCAAACATTGGCAACCAGAAGCTGACTGAAGCGGATATGTGGGGTGCAACACCGTTTGACCAGCTGGCGTGCCGCATCGCCTTTAAAGGCATGCGTTACGATGGTCTGTTCACCGTACCGGATACCGATAAATCCCTCAGCTTCCCAGGTTCACTGGGCGGTATGAACTGGGGTGGTATCTCGTTTGATCCGAACAACCAGTATATGTTCGTTAACGACATGCGTCTGGGTCTGTGGGTACAGATGGTGCCGCAAGACACCAGCAAAACTGCGGCCAGCAATGGTGGTGAAGCGATCAACACCGGCATGGGTGCGGTTCCGCTGAAAGGCACACCGTACGCGGTAAACAAAAACCGCTTCATGTCGCCACTGGGCATTCCGTGCCAGGCACCGCCGTTCGGTACGCTGTCGGCGATTGATATGAAAACCCGCCAAATCGTTTGGCAGGTGCCAGTGGGTACCGTGCAGGATACCGGTCCGTTTGGTATCAAAATGCGTGCGAAAATGCCAATTGGTATGCCGACCTTGGGCGGCACGCTGGCGACGCAGGGCGGCCTGGTGTTCATCGCCGGAACGCAAGATTACTATCTGCGCGCGTTCGATAGCTCAACCGGTAAAGAAGTGTGGAAAGCACGTCTGCCAGTCGGCAGCCAGGGCGGTCCTATCAGCTATGTATCGCCGAAAACCGGCAAACAGTACATCCTGATCTCCGCGGGCGGCGCACGTCAGTCACCAGACCGTGGTGATTACGTGATTGCTTACGCGCTGCCAGACAGCAAGTAA
- the der gene encoding ribosome biogenesis GTPase Der translates to MVPVVALVGRPNVGKSTLFNRLTRTRDALVADFPGLTRDRKYGRAEVEGREFIVIDTGGIDGTEEGVENRMAEQSLLAIEEADVVLFMVDARAGVMPADQQIANHLRAREKATFVVANKTDGIDPEAAVLDFYALGLGEIHPIAASHGRGVNSLLETALLPWMDEIVPEAELTEEEENAAYWAALEEEGEKALEEEEEEDFDPTTLPIKLAIVGRPNVGKSTLTNRILGEDRVVVFDMPGTTRDSIYIPMERDEREYVLIDTAGVRKRGKVTETVEKFSVIKTLQAIEDANVVMLVIDARAGISDQDLSLLGFILNSGRSLVIVVNKWDGMTQEARDEVKEQLDFRLGFIDFARIHFISALHGSGVGNLFESVTEAYDCSTKRVGTAMLTRIMTMAADDHQPPLVRGRRVKLKYAHAGGYNPPIVVIHGNQVKDLADSYKRYLMNYFRRSLNVMGTPIRIQFKEGDNPYAGKRNLLTPTQQRKRQRLMSHLKKNKR, encoded by the coding sequence ATGGTACCTGTGGTCGCGCTGGTTGGGCGTCCCAATGTGGGAAAATCTACGCTATTTAACCGTTTAACACGCACGCGTGATGCGCTGGTGGCGGATTTTCCTGGACTGACTCGCGATCGCAAATATGGTCGCGCCGAAGTGGAAGGGCGCGAATTCATTGTTATTGATACCGGCGGTATTGATGGCACCGAAGAAGGCGTAGAAAACCGCATGGCGGAGCAGTCGCTGCTGGCGATTGAAGAAGCCGATGTGGTGCTGTTTATGGTCGATGCGCGCGCGGGCGTGATGCCGGCGGATCAGCAAATCGCTAATCATCTGCGTGCACGTGAGAAAGCCACCTTTGTTGTCGCTAACAAAACGGATGGCATCGACCCGGAAGCGGCCGTACTGGATTTCTATGCGCTGGGCTTAGGTGAAATTCACCCGATTGCTGCTTCGCATGGCCGCGGCGTTAACAGCTTGCTGGAAACCGCATTGCTGCCGTGGATGGACGAAATCGTTCCAGAAGCGGAACTCACGGAAGAAGAAGAGAATGCCGCCTATTGGGCCGCATTAGAAGAAGAGGGCGAGAAGGCGCTGGAGGAAGAGGAAGAAGAAGATTTCGACCCAACCACACTGCCGATCAAACTGGCTATCGTTGGCCGCCCTAATGTAGGTAAATCAACGCTTACCAACCGTATTCTTGGTGAAGATCGCGTTGTGGTCTTCGACATGCCTGGCACCACGCGCGATAGCATCTACATTCCAATGGAACGTGACGAACGCGAGTATGTTCTGATTGATACGGCGGGTGTACGCAAGCGCGGTAAAGTCACCGAAACCGTAGAAAAATTCTCCGTTATCAAAACGTTGCAAGCGATTGAAGACGCTAACGTGGTGATGCTGGTGATTGATGCGCGTGCCGGAATTTCCGATCAGGATCTGTCGCTGCTGGGCTTCATCCTCAATAGTGGGCGCTCACTGGTGATTGTGGTCAACAAGTGGGATGGCATGACTCAGGAAGCGCGAGACGAAGTCAAAGAGCAGCTAGACTTCCGTCTGGGCTTTATCGATTTTGCGCGCATCCACTTTATTTCAGCACTGCACGGCAGCGGCGTGGGTAACCTGTTCGAATCCGTGACTGAAGCCTACGACTGCTCCACCAAGCGTGTGGGCACGGCGATGTTGACGCGTATCATGACCATGGCAGCCGACGATCATCAGCCGCCACTAGTGCGAGGCCGCCGCGTGAAGCTGAAATATGCGCACGCCGGTGGTTATAACCCGCCAATCGTGGTGATCCACGGTAACCAGGTGAAAGATCTCGCGGATTCGTACAAGCGTTACCTGATGAACTACTTCCGTCGTTCACTCAACGTAATGGGTACGCCGATTCGTATTCAGTTTAAAGAAGGCGATAACCCGTATGCGGGCAAACGCAACCTGCTGACGCCAACTCAGCAGCGTAAACGTCAGCGTTTGATGTCGCATCTGAAGAAGAACAAGCGTTAA
- a CDS encoding YfgM family protein encodes MEVYSNENEQVDALRQFFTNNGKFLAVGVIIGIAALGGWRFWASHQEGTDKAASAEYQQLTSAMQADKPDTLEAVATFASENNNTYGALASLDLAKQYVEANQLDKAIALLQSGLKDTKDANLQAVINLRLARIQLQQSQADAALSTLNNVKGDGWTAIVADIRGEALLSKGDKQGARDAWSKGAESQASPALKQMLQMKMNNLS; translated from the coding sequence GTGGAAGTTTACAGCAACGAAAACGAACAAGTTGACGCGCTGCGTCAGTTCTTCACCAACAATGGTAAATTTCTGGCCGTTGGCGTAATCATCGGTATCGCTGCGCTGGGTGGCTGGCGTTTCTGGGCCAGCCATCAGGAAGGAACCGATAAAGCGGCATCCGCTGAGTATCAGCAACTGACCAGCGCCATGCAGGCCGATAAGCCTGATACGCTGGAAGCAGTGGCCACTTTCGCTAGCGAAAACAACAACACCTACGGCGCATTGGCGTCGCTGGATCTGGCTAAGCAATATGTTGAAGCTAATCAGCTGGATAAAGCTATCGCTCTGCTTCAGAGCGGACTAAAAGATACCAAAGATGCCAACCTGCAGGCAGTAATTAACCTGCGTCTGGCACGCATTCAGTTGCAGCAAAGTCAGGCCGATGCCGCACTTTCTACCCTTAACAATGTTAAAGGTGATGGCTGGACAGCCATTGTGGCGGATATTCGCGGAGAAGCACTGCTGAGCAAAGGCGATAAGCAGGGCGCACGTGATGCCTGGAGCAAAGGTGCCGAATCGCAGGCCTCTCCTGCGCTGAAGCAAATGCTGCAGATGAAGATGAATAACTTAAGTTAA
- the hisS gene encoding histidine--tRNA ligase, with translation MAKNIQAIRGMNDYLPADTAIWQRIEGTLKQVLASYGFSEIRLPIVEHTPLFSRAIGEVTDVVEKEMYTFEDRNGESLTLRPEGTAGCVRAGIEHGLLYNQEQRLWYVGPMFRYERPQKGRYRQFHQIGAEVFGLQGPDIDAELIMMTARWWKALGIADHVELELNSIGSLEARADYRNALVAFLEQHKEALDEDCKRRMYTNPLRVLDSKNPEIQTLLNDAPTLGEFLDEDSRAHFSGLCALLDDAGIKYRVNQRLVRGLDYYNRTVFEWVTSSLGSQGTVCAGGRYDGLVEQLGGRATPAVGFAMGLERLVLLVQAVNPEFEPTRIVDVYVIASGQGVQSAAMQLAEKLRDADPALKLMTNFGGGNFKKQFARADKWGARIALVLGEDEVNAGQVVVKDLRTGAQQTLAQSDATATLRTLLQ, from the coding sequence GTGGCGAAGAATATTCAAGCGATTCGCGGAATGAACGATTACCTGCCAGCGGATACCGCAATTTGGCAGCGTATTGAAGGCACTCTGAAGCAGGTTCTGGCCAGCTATGGTTTCAGTGAAATCCGTCTGCCGATCGTTGAGCACACCCCGCTGTTCAGCCGTGCGATTGGTGAAGTCACCGACGTGGTTGAGAAAGAGATGTACACCTTTGAAGACCGCAATGGCGAAAGCCTGACGTTGCGTCCGGAGGGCACCGCGGGTTGCGTGCGCGCCGGAATCGAACACGGTCTGTTGTACAACCAGGAGCAGCGTCTGTGGTACGTTGGCCCCATGTTCCGCTACGAGCGTCCGCAGAAAGGTCGCTATCGTCAGTTCCATCAGATTGGTGCGGAAGTTTTTGGCCTGCAGGGTCCGGATATTGATGCCGAATTGATCATGATGACTGCGCGCTGGTGGAAAGCGCTGGGCATCGCCGATCACGTTGAGCTGGAACTGAACTCTATCGGTTCACTGGAAGCGCGCGCCGACTACCGTAACGCGCTGGTGGCGTTCCTTGAGCAGCATAAAGAAGCGCTGGACGAAGATTGTAAGCGCCGCATGTATACCAATCCGCTGCGCGTACTCGACAGCAAAAATCCTGAAATTCAGACACTGCTGAACGATGCGCCGACGCTGGGTGAATTCCTTGATGAAGACTCGCGCGCGCACTTCAGCGGCCTGTGCGCGCTGCTGGACGATGCGGGTATCAAATATCGCGTGAATCAGCGTCTGGTGCGCGGCCTCGATTATTACAACCGCACCGTTTTTGAGTGGGTTACCAGCAGCCTCGGCTCGCAGGGTACCGTATGTGCCGGTGGACGTTATGATGGCCTGGTCGAACAGCTGGGTGGTCGCGCTACGCCAGCCGTCGGTTTTGCTATGGGCCTGGAGCGTTTGGTGTTGCTGGTGCAAGCGGTTAATCCAGAATTTGAACCGACGCGCATTGTTGATGTCTATGTTATCGCTTCGGGGCAGGGCGTTCAGTCTGCCGCGATGCAACTGGCGGAAAAACTGCGTGATGCTGATCCCGCACTGAAGCTGATGACCAACTTCGGTGGCGGTAACTTCAAGAAGCAGTTTGCCCGTGCAGACAAGTGGGGCGCACGCATTGCGCTGGTGCTGGGCGAAGATGAAGTGAACGCGGGTCAGGTCGTGGTTAAAGACTTGCGTACCGGCGCTCAACAGACGCTGGCTCAGAGCGACGCCACTGCGACGTTGCGCACGCTGCTGCAGTAA
- a CDS encoding general stress protein, with protein sequence MTQKKQRGGAGNFAEDPERAREAGSAGGKVSGGNFRNDPERAREAGRKGGQKSRRPSKQQ encoded by the coding sequence ATGACACAAAAAAAGCAACGAGGTGGTGCCGGGAACTTTGCAGAGGACCCGGAGCGCGCCAGGGAAGCAGGTAGCGCTGGCGGCAAAGTCAGCGGGGGTAATTTCAGAAACGATCCTGAAAGAGCCAGGGAAGCTGGAAGAAAAGGAGGTCAAAAAAGCCGCCGCCCTTCCAAGCAGCAGTGA
- a CDS encoding zinc ribbon domain-containing protein produces the protein MHIPCPNCQQPLTHNPDGFMCAHCASHFAHLALCPDCHQPLQVLKACGAVDYFCQHGDGLISKKRVEFVPDLTAQ, from the coding sequence ATGCACATCCCTTGCCCCAACTGCCAGCAACCGCTTACTCACAACCCAGATGGTTTTATGTGTGCTCACTGTGCCAGCCATTTTGCGCATCTGGCGTTATGCCCCGACTGCCATCAACCGCTGCAGGTGCTAAAAGCTTGTGGAGCGGTTGATTACTTTTGTCAGCACGGTGACGGTCTGATCTCGAAGAAGCGTGTTGAATTCGTCCCCGACCTTACTGCTCAGTAA
- a CDS encoding protealysin inhibitor emfourin, with translation MDIQLTDDAVIKLAREGGIAFIPKLRGERRFALSELPEPQKQRVCEVLEQAMPLGEPEDQAANIGRGDQRYYRIQITYATHREAGTLVLLIPEQLAPPELQSLWRDGE, from the coding sequence GTGGACATCCAACTGACCGATGACGCTGTCATTAAACTGGCGCGTGAAGGCGGTATCGCCTTTATTCCTAAGCTACGCGGTGAACGACGCTTTGCCTTGTCAGAGCTGCCAGAACCACAAAAACAGCGGGTTTGTGAAGTATTAGAACAGGCTATGCCCCTTGGCGAACCGGAAGATCAGGCGGCAAATATCGGTCGTGGCGATCAGCGCTATTACCGTATTCAAATCACCTACGCTACCCATCGCGAGGCGGGAACTTTGGTGCTGTTAATTCCTGAGCAACTCGCGCCACCTGAGTTGCAATCTCTCTGGCGCGACGGGGAATAG
- the xseA gene encoding exodeoxyribonuclease VII large subunit, whose product MSLPPTANIFTVSRLNTTVRQLLENEMGLVWLSAEISNFTQPSSGHWYFTLKDDGAQVRCAMFRNSNRRVTFRPQHGQQVLVRASITLYEPRGDYQLIIESMHPAGEGLLQQQFEQLKARLAAEGLFDQQFKQPLPDPARQVGVITSATGAALHDVLRVLHRRDPSLPVIIYPTAVQGVDAPAGIVRAIELANQRDECDVLIVGRGGGSLEDLWSFNDERVARAIFASRLPIVSAVGHETDVTIADFVADLRAPTPSAAAELVSRNQLELVRRLQSQQQRMEMAMDFYLAQQQRRFTRIQHRLQQQHPQLRLARQQTALFQLQRRLGEAMDQRMRVANRQQDRLLQRLNAQQPQGRILRAQQQLQQWHYRLQQGMEKQLNHNRQRFGTLAAQLEGVSPLATLARGFSVTTDTQGQVVKRTQQLSKGDLLRTRLDDGWVESQVTALEPQKSRGRKAR is encoded by the coding sequence ATGTCGCTACCGCCAACCGCCAATATTTTTACTGTCAGCCGCCTGAACACCACGGTGCGCCAACTGCTGGAAAATGAGATGGGCCTGGTATGGCTCAGCGCTGAGATCTCGAATTTTACCCAGCCCTCTTCCGGTCATTGGTACTTCACGTTGAAGGATGATGGTGCACAAGTACGCTGCGCGATGTTTCGCAATAGCAATCGTCGCGTCACCTTCCGTCCTCAGCATGGTCAGCAAGTTTTAGTACGCGCCAGCATCACGCTGTATGAGCCGCGCGGCGATTATCAGCTGATTATCGAAAGCATGCATCCGGCGGGCGAAGGCCTGTTGCAGCAGCAGTTTGAGCAGCTAAAAGCCCGGCTTGCCGCAGAGGGCTTGTTCGATCAGCAGTTCAAACAGCCGCTGCCGGATCCGGCGCGTCAGGTGGGCGTGATTACTTCCGCCACCGGCGCGGCGCTGCACGACGTGCTGCGCGTGCTGCATCGACGCGACCCGTCATTGCCGGTGATCATCTATCCTACGGCGGTGCAAGGCGTGGATGCGCCCGCTGGCATTGTGCGAGCCATCGAGTTGGCCAACCAGCGTGATGAGTGTGACGTGCTGATTGTTGGTCGTGGCGGCGGTTCGCTGGAAGATTTGTGGAGCTTCAATGACGAACGCGTGGCACGGGCGATTTTTGCCAGCCGCCTGCCGATCGTCAGCGCCGTTGGCCATGAAACCGATGTCACCATCGCCGACTTCGTTGCGGATTTACGTGCGCCAACGCCTTCTGCGGCGGCTGAGCTGGTGAGCCGTAATCAGCTGGAACTGGTGCGCCGTTTGCAGTCGCAGCAGCAGCGCATGGAGATGGCGATGGATTTTTATCTGGCACAGCAGCAGCGTCGCTTTACCCGCATCCAGCACCGATTACAGCAGCAGCATCCGCAGCTGCGTCTGGCACGTCAACAAACCGCACTGTTTCAGCTGCAGCGCCGTCTTGGCGAAGCGATGGATCAGCGTATGCGCGTAGCGAATCGTCAGCAGGATCGCCTGCTGCAGCGTCTCAACGCACAGCAACCGCAGGGACGGATTCTGCGCGCTCAGCAGCAGCTCCAGCAGTGGCACTATCGTCTGCAACAGGGCATGGAAAAACAGCTTAATCACAATCGTCAGCGCTTTGGCACATTAGCCGCACAGCTGGAAGGCGTAAGCCCTTTGGCGACGCTGGCGCGTGGATTCAGCGTCACCACCGATACGCAAGGTCAGGTGGTGAAGAGAACTCAGCAGCTCAGCAAAGGTGATTTGCTGCGTACCCGACTGGATGATGGCTGGGTGGAAAGTCAGGTTACCGCGCTTGAACCGCAGAAATCCCGGGGCCGTAAAGCGCGTTGA